A window from Argopecten irradians isolate NY chromosome 3, Ai_NY, whole genome shotgun sequence encodes these proteins:
- the LOC138317501 gene encoding uncharacterized protein, producing MAHLSYLVNTLIERRYLITFSADNAVYQFDLSREDDDPNYKVFHFGSVVEEMVTNILGCGEKQPTFPQIPKMINYTVKRQPVSFGSNADNVSDDTVYLTDSTETRPGYVRLKFRLGEMDNLPEHLRSQISKYYLHPESSGKCFVGIRCSIWPNEAREWFERDRPVEWPGEHILQLAKEDDCFLLSRHHPQSDFPESEWQWIFPITERRLALEALSEDQKYCFRVFKLLVDFHTRNLPVKLSTTHLKTIMYTTCEIIAFDLWKLNPGGCLLFLLQRLITCLRMGVISNYFIAANNMINHFTTKQLCALRQRLYAVRVFPVPALVMLVDSHNLFGTCFLDRTLADIERFRKHRDLYRSFFECFLVNFSLCYRAHVLSMYFENAKQILEEAYFVKTEKLATNQSEELDFEQFLLDVTGDEFGDLKGLVVYEIDMVCNSSFSHSLRNSTDFVAFKDILESTDCMEYSEVPVPRDVLDSRYKVLMFLETLTSHLTHQRQYQKAAHFVRCAIKKSMEAIQCSNEEREELQTASNHENLFHTQMTLYNCVLLRLYNDLYNIYKSMGQTELMQEYIADYEVVCLASDYTYHYNRVAKIWQKLGNNARAQELRDQAESIKSSKTSYSSNVSRYSSIDDVD from the coding sequence ATGGCACATCTTTCCTATCTAGTGAACACTCTAATTGAGCGGAGGTATCTTATCACGTTTTCAGCAGACAATGCCGTTTACCAATTTGACTTATCACGGGAAGACGATGACCCAAACTATAAAGTATTTCATTTTGGAAGCGTAGTCGAGGAGATGGTAACGAATATATTGGGTTGTGGAGAGAAGCAACCCACATTCCCTCAGATACCTAAGATGATTAATTACACTGTAAAAAGACAACCAGTGAGTTTTGGGAGTAATGCTGATAACGtgagtgacgacactgtgtacCTTACTGACAGTACGGAAACTCGGCCCGGTTATGTTCGTTTAAAATTTCGTCTTGGAGAAATGGATAACCTACCTGAGCACTTACGTtcacaaatatcaaaatattaccTCCATCCTGAGTCATCTGGAAAATGTTTTGTAGGAATTCGTTGTTCGATCTGGCCAAATGAAGCGAGGGAATGGTTCGAACGTGACAGACCAGTCGAATGGCCTGGCGAACACATTCTGCAACTAGCGAAAGAAGACGACTGTTTCCTTTTAAGTCGACACCACCCGCAGAGTGACTTTCCAGAAAGTGAATGGCAGTGGATCTTCCCTATAACGGAGCGACGGCTAGCACTGGAAGCATTATCAGAGGATCAAAAGTATTGCTTCAGAGTTTTTAAACTCTTGGTTGACTTCCACACTAGGAATTTACCTGTGAAGCTGTCAACAACGCATCTTAAGACAATCATGTACACAACATGCGAGATAATCGCCTTTGATCTTTGGAAATTAAATCCTGGTGGTTGTCTTCTGTTTCTGCTTCAGCGGCTCATCACATGCCTTCGCATGGGTGTCATTTCAAATTACTTCATTGCAGCAAACAATATGATAAATCATTTCACCACAAAACAATTATGTGCTCTCCGACAGCGACTCTATGCTGTGAGAGTGTTCCCCGTTCCAGCTTTAGTTATGTTGGTCGACAGTCATAATCTATTCGGGACATGTTTCCTTGATCGAACCCTTGCTGACATCGAAAGGTTCAGAAAGCACCGAGATCTTTATCGGTCTTTTTTCGAGTGCTTCCTCGTAAACTTCTCTCTTTGTTATCGCGCTCACGTTTTGAGTATGTACTTCGAGAACGCAAAGCAGATTCTAGAAGAGGCATACTTTGTGAAAACGGAGAAACTGGCGACTAACCAAAGCGAAGAGCTTGACTTTGAGCAATTCCTACTCGATGTTACTGGAGATGAGTTTGGTGATTTGAAGGGATTGGTTGTTTATGAAATAGACATGGTATGCAATAGTTCATTCTCACATTCACTGCGTAACTCGACAGACTTTGTTGCTTTCAAAGACATCTTAGAATCGACAGATTGCATGGAATATTCGGAAGTCCCAGTGCCTAGAGACGTCCTCGATTCGCGATACAAGGTGTTGATGTTCCTGGAAACCTTAACGTCACACTTAACCCATCAACGCCAGTATCAAAAAGCCGCCCACTTTGTGCGTTGTGCTATCAAGAAATCAATGGAAGCCATTCAGTGCAGTAATGAGGAGAGAGAAGAGCTACAAACTGCATCAAATCATGAAAACTTGTTCCATACACAAATGACCTTGTATAATTGTGTCCTTTTGAGATTATACAATGACCTGTATAATATCTACAAGTCGATGGGGCAGACAGAACTGATGCAGGAGTATATCGCAGACTATGAGGTGGTATGTCTGGCCTCTGATTATACATACCATTACAATCGAGTGGCCAAAATCTGGCAGAAGCTTGGAAACAATGCTAGGGCTCAGGAATTAAGAGACCAAGCCGAATCGATAAAATCTTCTAAAACATCCTATTCATCAAACGTTTCTCGATATAGCAGCATTGACGATGTAGACTAA